From Labeo rohita strain BAU-BD-2019 chromosome 18, IGBB_LRoh.1.0, whole genome shotgun sequence, the proteins below share one genomic window:
- the acadl gene encoding long-chain specific acyl-CoA dehydrogenase, mitochondrial, giving the protein MFAIKALRSFSPVTKNVYLRSKQAFSVTMSRMQHADVKDGEAAAPFRPETPMAKTLMDIGTRRIFSEEHDLFRQNVRRFFQEEVVPYHTQWEKAGEVSREVWEKAGEHGLLGIYTPEEHGGIGGDLLSAAIVWEEQMYCNCSGPGFSLHSEIVMPYISHYGSKAQIEHYIPQMTAGKCIGAIAMTEPGAGSDLQGVKTFAKKDGNDWILNGSKVFITNGWMSDVVIVVAVTNREAKTAAHGISLFLVDSGTKGFQKGRKLEKIGLKAQDTAELFFEDVRLPAEALLGQANKGFYYLMNELPQERLLIAVMGLASCEFMFEETRNYVMQRKAFGRTIADLQVVQHKLAELKTDICVGRAFVDSCLQLHSEKKLDSSTASMAKYWATDLQNRIATQCVQLHGGWGYMWEYPIAKAFADSRVQPIYGGTNEIMKELISRNIVSKK; this is encoded by the exons ATGTTTGCAATAAAGGCATTAAGGAGTTTTTCTCCTGTGAcgaaaaatgtttatttgcgGAGTAAACAGGCGTTTAGTGTGACTATGTCAAG AATGCAGCATGCAGATGTCAAGGATGGGGAAGCAGCAGCACCTTTTCGACCTGAAACGCCCATGGCCAAAACATTGATGGACATCGGCACCAGACGGATCTTTTCAGAGGAACACGACCTGTTTCGTCAAAATGTGCGGCGTTTTTTTCAGGAGGAAGTTGTTCCATATCACACTCA GTGGGAGAAGGCTGGTGAAGTCAGCAGAGAGGTTTGGGAAAAGGCAGGAGAACACGGATTACTGGGCATATATACACCTGAGGAGCATGGAGGAATCGGAGGGGACCTCCTGTCTGCTGCTATAGTGTGGGAGGAGCA AATGTACTGTAACTGCAGTGGTCCTGGGTTCTCTCTCCACTCTGAGATTGTAATGCCTTATATCAGTCACTATGGCTCTAAGGCTCAGATCGAGCACTATATTCCACAGATGACTGCTGGGAAATGCATCGGGGCCATCGCTATGACAGAACCCGGAGCCGGCAG TGATCTTCAAGGAGTGAAGACTTTTGCAAAAAAAGATGGAAATGACTGGATTCTTAATGGAAGCAAG gtgttcatcactaacgGCTGGATGAGTGATGTGGTGATTGTAGTAGCTGTGACTAACCGTGAAGCCAAGACAGCAGCTCATGGAATCAGTCTGTTCCTGGTTGACAGCGGCACTAAAGGCTTCCAAAAGGGCCGCAAATTGGAAAAGATAGGACTCAAAGCTCAG GATACAGCTGAACTGTTTTTCGAGGATGTGCGTTTGCCCGCTGAAGCTTTGTTGGGTCAGGCCAATAAAGGATTTTATTATCTGATGAATGAGCTGCCACAG GAGCGCCTTCTTATAGCTGTCATGGGTCTGGCCAGCTGCGAGTTCATGTTTGAAGAGACAAGGAACTATGTGATGCAGCGGAAGGCGTTCGGCAGGACCATCGCTGACCTGCAG GTGGTGCAGCACAAACTGGCTGAGTTGAAGACGGACATTTGCGTAGGTCGAGCTTTTGTTGACAGCTGCCTGCAGCTCCACAGCGAGAAGAAGCTGGACTCAAGCACAGCGTCCATGGCCAAATACTG GGCCACAGATTTGCAGAACAGAATCGCTACTCAGTGCGTGCAGCTTCACGGTGGATGGGGCTACATGTGGGAGTATCCGATAGCCAA GGCTTTTGCAGACTCCAGAGTCCAACCCATCTACGGAGGAACCAACGAGATCATGAAAGAGCTCATCTCACGCAACAtcgttagtaaaaaataa